A region of Bifidobacterium adolescentis ATCC 15703 DNA encodes the following proteins:
- a CDS encoding carbohydrate binding domain-containing protein: MKTTVTKLLATVAAASTIFGMSTLPAFAAEGKSASNGNSVNISDVNATAETRALFDKLKNSGKGDLRFGQQHATDENISSSASQGDVYETTGKYPAVFGWDAGLALRGAEKPGSGADKNANAKALAQNITDADSKGAIVTLSAHWCNPGTGKDFNDTTAVASELLPGGKYSGTFNKELDAIAATAQRAKRSDGTLIPIIFRPLHENNGSWFWWGATHASASEYKELYRYIVDYLRDVKDVHNLLYAYSPGGVFNGDSTDYLATYPGDQWVDVLGYDEYDSDDSADDSSAWINTVVKDMKMVSDQASQRGKIVALTEFGRSGDRKFKESGTGDKDTKFFSELAEALAENVPSTAYMMTWANFGGGGDNFQAYTSWKGSDGEADFKAFADSNKNLMASKDNVDYSNAPAAAMQNGSARIVTPVDGNRVTDTKVVVRVKTEGVKYSDLDLNSAIVTTDRGQNVKLKYSCNGYFTGILDLNAAGINLDQSKLTLTPQVKTKDGKTLAAADGNGSVTVKLGAKPEQTVDNVEDFDSYDNEAELQSVYSPSHSTKSNLTLVDSPEDNGTKAGNIHYDFVSYPEYNGFQRSHTPKQDWSGFSKLNMFLKADGSDHKFVVQVNAGGVTFEAYPKIDGTDGHVVSLNFGDADGNGGDFAPASWDTAHAGMKLSQKLLSKVGSFALYINDNGGNRPKSGDLTLDSIKLDGKRDAYAPNTNPTPGNTAKAQSVDDFSGYSDDAAAQSAWGNRGHTEVLSLDEGPTDGSKALRFKYDFSNGGWYDVAKYLDGANWSGESVLAFQVKGDGSGNAIGLQIGTSDGKYFLASVKLDFTGWKQIEIPLVDNANLTQSWPEDANKDNPMTEDDLASIKELVFASQQWNSESDGLDSSIADIKVEPAENTSNEQTPKDESKTEVKADKEQEQSEDTSADVTAQDPATCPISDEDSKGSTGNTTVTVKPTPDTKEPADNTGKDGLSRTGSNIISAIAAVAVLLLGGCAVLIARKRKGGDIE; encoded by the coding sequence ATGAAAACCACAGTCACCAAACTGCTGGCAACGGTTGCGGCGGCATCGACCATTTTTGGCATGAGCACCCTCCCAGCCTTTGCTGCAGAAGGAAAATCGGCATCCAATGGCAACTCCGTGAACATCAGCGACGTCAACGCCACAGCAGAAACCCGCGCCTTGTTCGACAAGTTGAAAAACAGCGGAAAAGGAGATCTTCGTTTCGGACAGCAGCACGCCACCGACGAGAACATAAGCTCAAGCGCTTCACAGGGAGACGTCTATGAGACGACCGGAAAATACCCGGCCGTCTTCGGTTGGGACGCCGGTCTTGCGCTGCGCGGCGCGGAGAAGCCTGGATCAGGTGCCGACAAGAACGCCAACGCCAAGGCTCTCGCCCAGAACATCACCGATGCGGACAGCAAAGGCGCCATCGTGACACTGTCCGCACACTGGTGCAACCCAGGCACCGGCAAGGATTTCAACGACACCACTGCCGTCGCTTCCGAACTGCTTCCCGGCGGCAAATACTCCGGCACCTTCAACAAGGAGCTCGACGCCATCGCCGCCACCGCGCAGCGGGCCAAACGCAGCGACGGCACATTGATTCCAATCATCTTCCGTCCACTGCACGAGAACAATGGCAGCTGGTTCTGGTGGGGCGCCACGCATGCTTCCGCTAGTGAATACAAGGAACTGTACCGCTACATCGTTGACTATCTGCGTGACGTCAAAGATGTGCACAATCTGCTTTATGCCTACTCCCCCGGCGGCGTATTCAACGGTGATTCCACTGATTATCTCGCCACCTACCCGGGCGACCAGTGGGTGGACGTACTCGGTTATGACGAATACGACTCCGATGATTCCGCAGACGATTCCAGCGCATGGATCAACACTGTGGTCAAGGATATGAAGATGGTTTCCGACCAAGCTTCGCAGCGTGGCAAAATCGTGGCGCTCACCGAATTCGGACGTTCCGGCGACCGCAAGTTCAAGGAATCCGGCACCGGAGACAAGGACACCAAGTTCTTCTCCGAACTTGCCGAAGCACTTGCCGAAAACGTGCCAAGCACCGCATATATGATGACTTGGGCCAACTTCGGTGGAGGTGGAGACAATTTCCAGGCGTATACGTCGTGGAAGGGCTCCGACGGCGAAGCCGATTTCAAGGCGTTCGCGGACAGCAACAAGAACCTCATGGCCTCCAAGGACAACGTCGACTATTCGAACGCCCCGGCAGCCGCCATGCAAAATGGCTCCGCGCGTATCGTCACTCCAGTGGACGGCAATCGTGTGACCGACACCAAGGTGGTCGTCCGGGTCAAGACCGAAGGTGTGAAATACTCCGACCTTGATCTTAATTCCGCCATCGTGACCACCGATCGAGGCCAGAACGTCAAACTCAAGTATTCCTGCAATGGATATTTCACGGGCATACTGGATTTGAACGCGGCCGGTATCAATCTTGACCAGTCCAAACTCACTTTGACTCCGCAGGTCAAGACCAAGGACGGCAAGACACTCGCAGCGGCCGACGGCAACGGTTCCGTCACAGTAAAACTGGGTGCCAAACCAGAGCAGACGGTAGACAACGTGGAGGACTTCGACTCCTATGACAACGAAGCCGAATTACAGTCCGTCTATTCGCCGAGCCACAGCACGAAATCGAATCTCACGCTGGTGGACAGCCCCGAGGACAATGGCACCAAGGCCGGTAACATCCACTATGATTTCGTGAGCTATCCGGAGTATAACGGCTTCCAGCGTTCCCATACGCCGAAGCAGGACTGGTCCGGCTTCTCCAAGCTGAACATGTTCCTCAAGGCCGACGGTTCGGATCACAAGTTTGTGGTGCAGGTCAATGCCGGCGGCGTGACCTTCGAAGCCTATCCGAAGATCGATGGCACGGACGGACACGTCGTCTCACTGAACTTCGGTGACGCCGACGGCAACGGAGGCGACTTCGCACCGGCATCCTGGGACACCGCGCATGCGGGCATGAAACTCTCGCAGAAGCTGCTGTCCAAAGTCGGTTCGTTCGCCCTGTACATCAACGACAATGGCGGCAACCGTCCGAAGAGCGGCGATTTGACGCTCGACTCCATCAAGCTCGACGGCAAACGCGACGCTTACGCGCCGAACACCAATCCGACGCCGGGCAACACCGCCAAAGCGCAATCCGTGGATGATTTCTCAGGCTATTCGGATGATGCCGCAGCACAATCGGCTTGGGGCAACCGCGGACATACGGAAGTCCTATCCCTCGATGAAGGCCCGACCGATGGGTCCAAGGCGCTTCGCTTCAAGTACGACTTCTCCAATGGAGGCTGGTACGATGTGGCGAAATATCTTGACGGCGCGAACTGGTCCGGCGAATCCGTATTGGCTTTCCAAGTCAAGGGGGATGGTTCCGGCAACGCCATCGGCCTGCAGATCGGCACAAGCGATGGCAAATACTTCCTCGCCAGCGTCAAACTTGACTTCACCGGCTGGAAGCAGATTGAGATTCCATTGGTCGATAACGCCAATCTGACCCAATCCTGGCCGGAGGACGCCAATAAAGACAATCCGATGACCGAAGATGATCTGGCCTCCATCAAGGAACTGGTGTTCGCCTCCCAGCAATGGAATAGCGAAAGCGATGGGCTTGATTCCTCCATCGCCGATATCAAGGTCGAGCCCGCCGAGAATACGTCCAACGAGCAAACCCCGAAGGACGAAAGCAAAACCGAGGTCAAGGCCGACAAGGAGCAGGAACAGTCCGAGGACACCTCCGCGGATGTGACCGCCCAAGATCCGGCCACTTGCCCGATTTCAGACGAAGATTCCAAGGGCTCGACCGGCAATACGACGGTTACGGTCAAGCCCACGCCCGACACCAAGGAACCGGCCGACAACACCGGCAAAGATGGCCTGTCCCGCACCGGTTCAAACATAATCTCTGCCATTGCTGCCGTGGCCGTACTGCTGCTGGGCGGCTGCGCCGTGCTGATCGCACGCAAGCGGAAGGGAGGCGATATCGAATAG
- the miaA gene encoding tRNA (adenosine(37)-N6)-dimethylallyltransferase MiaA: MPSATESKPETRKVVSIVGPTASGKTGLGIAIAKALEAKGEQAEIVNADAYQMYKGMDIGTAKASPEEQAEVRHHLIDIIEPDDAMSVARFQEIARAKIAELQAREVRPILVGGSGLYARAAIDDISFPGTDPEVRKRLEEREKVEGAGALFDELKTKDPEAAARMDPHNPRRTIRALEVIEVTGRPYSASLPHYRYVIPTVQIGLDLPREELDRRIDIRTKQMLENGFVEEVERIRPRLGITAGKALGYQQVVDYLDGLCDLNDTFMSIAQKTKRLARKQMGWFGRDPRIHWLQALNPALLGNAMAIIEHADAGDYDAIDAQADAYTQHHLGDIA; the protein is encoded by the coding sequence ATGCCGTCCGCCACTGAAAGCAAGCCCGAAACCCGTAAGGTCGTGTCCATCGTCGGTCCCACTGCGTCCGGCAAGACGGGGCTTGGCATCGCCATTGCCAAGGCGTTGGAGGCCAAGGGCGAGCAGGCGGAAATCGTCAACGCCGATGCCTACCAGATGTACAAGGGCATGGATATCGGCACCGCCAAGGCGAGTCCTGAGGAACAGGCCGAGGTCAGGCACCACCTGATCGACATCATCGAACCGGACGACGCCATGTCCGTGGCACGTTTCCAGGAGATCGCCCGCGCCAAAATCGCCGAACTGCAGGCCAGGGAAGTGCGCCCTATCCTCGTGGGCGGTTCCGGTCTGTACGCCCGTGCCGCCATCGACGACATTTCCTTTCCTGGCACTGACCCAGAGGTGCGCAAACGCCTCGAGGAACGTGAAAAGGTCGAAGGCGCCGGTGCGCTGTTCGACGAGCTCAAGACAAAGGATCCCGAAGCCGCGGCCCGCATGGATCCGCACAATCCTCGACGCACCATCCGCGCGCTTGAGGTCATCGAAGTGACGGGCCGGCCGTATTCGGCGAGCCTGCCGCATTACCGGTATGTGATTCCCACCGTGCAGATCGGCCTTGATTTGCCGCGTGAGGAACTTGACCGCCGCATCGACATCCGTACCAAGCAGATGCTGGAGAACGGTTTCGTCGAGGAAGTGGAGCGTATCCGTCCCCGGCTTGGCATCACCGCAGGCAAGGCTCTTGGATACCAGCAGGTTGTCGACTATTTGGATGGCCTGTGCGATTTAAATGACACGTTCATGAGCATCGCGCAGAAGACGAAGCGTCTGGCACGCAAACAGATGGGATGGTTTGGCCGCGATCCGCGTATCCACTGGCTGCAGGCTCTCAACCCCGCGCTGCTGGGCAATGCCATGGCCATCATCGAGCATGCCGACGCCGGCGATTACGACGCGATCGACGCGCAGGCGGATGCGTACACGCAGCATCATCTTGGCGATATCGCCTAA
- the miaB gene encoding tRNA (N6-isopentenyl adenosine(37)-C2)-methylthiotransferase MiaB, which produces MNEDMMTEAERASKLAEPAANDTPTRGKGVFYVHTLGCQMNVHDSERIAGVLEADGYVPATEEQYLNHDIDLIVMNTCAVRENAAERMYGTIGLWAELKRERPNLQIAVGGCMAQLDREKIAKKAPWVDAVFGTKNIGSLPQLLDQARIEGHAQVKVQEELNYFPSQLPTDRASKVSSWVAISVGCNNTCTFCIVPTTRGKEHDRRPGDILAEIRQCVDEGAKEVTLLGQNVNSFGYGIGDRFAFSKLLRACGEIDGLERVRFTSPHPAAFTDDVIAAMAETPNVMHQLHFPLQSGSDRILRAMRRSYRSAKFLDILRKIREAMPDAQISTDIIVGFPGETEEDFQETLRVVEEARFASAFTFIYSPRPGTPAAEMEQVPHDVVQDRFERLVALQERITEENLKTFEGRDVEVMVTGASGKKDAATHRVTGREKTGVLVHVGVPEGEPMPQVGDFVTATVTHAGRHNLIADPNPEAGQTYAVRH; this is translated from the coding sequence ATGAACGAAGACATGATGACCGAGGCGGAGCGCGCCTCGAAACTGGCCGAACCGGCGGCGAACGATACCCCCACGCGCGGCAAGGGCGTGTTCTACGTGCATACGCTCGGATGCCAGATGAATGTGCATGATTCCGAACGCATCGCCGGCGTGCTTGAGGCCGACGGCTACGTGCCCGCCACCGAGGAACAGTATCTCAACCATGACATCGACCTGATCGTCATGAACACCTGCGCGGTGCGCGAAAACGCCGCCGAACGCATGTACGGCACCATCGGACTGTGGGCCGAATTGAAGAGGGAACGCCCGAACCTGCAGATCGCGGTCGGCGGCTGCATGGCGCAGCTCGACCGTGAGAAGATCGCGAAAAAAGCCCCGTGGGTCGACGCCGTGTTCGGTACCAAGAACATCGGATCCCTGCCTCAGCTGCTCGACCAGGCCCGCATCGAAGGCCACGCGCAGGTGAAGGTGCAGGAGGAACTCAACTACTTCCCAAGCCAACTGCCTACCGACCGTGCGTCGAAGGTGTCGAGCTGGGTGGCCATCTCCGTAGGCTGCAACAACACCTGCACCTTCTGCATCGTGCCGACCACGCGCGGCAAGGAACATGACCGTCGTCCCGGAGACATCCTCGCCGAAATCCGCCAATGTGTGGACGAAGGCGCCAAGGAAGTCACGTTGCTGGGCCAGAATGTGAACTCCTTCGGCTACGGCATCGGCGACCGGTTTGCCTTCTCCAAGCTGCTGCGCGCGTGCGGCGAGATTGACGGTTTGGAACGTGTACGATTCACCTCGCCGCATCCCGCGGCCTTCACCGACGACGTGATCGCAGCAATGGCCGAGACGCCGAACGTCATGCACCAGCTGCATTTCCCGTTGCAGTCGGGTTCCGACAGGATTCTTCGTGCGATGCGCCGCTCCTACCGTTCCGCCAAGTTCCTCGACATTCTGCGCAAGATTCGCGAGGCCATGCCGGACGCGCAGATCTCCACCGACATCATCGTCGGCTTCCCCGGCGAAACGGAGGAGGACTTCCAGGAAACCCTGCGCGTGGTGGAGGAGGCACGATTCGCTTCCGCGTTCACGTTCATCTACTCGCCGCGTCCCGGCACGCCGGCGGCTGAGATGGAGCAGGTTCCGCATGACGTGGTGCAGGACAGGTTCGAACGTCTTGTGGCGCTGCAGGAACGTATCACCGAAGAGAATCTCAAGACTTTCGAAGGCCGTGACGTCGAGGTGATGGTCACCGGCGCATCCGGCAAGAAGGATGCCGCCACCCATCGTGTTACCGGACGTGAGAAAACCGGCGTGCTCGTGCATGTCGGCGTGCCGGAAGGCGAGCCGATGCCGCAGGTGGGTGATTTCGTGACCGCCACCGTCACCCATGCGGGACGCCACAATCTCATCGCCGATCCGAATCCGGAAGCGGGGCAAACCTATGCCGTCCGCCACTGA
- a CDS encoding GTP pyrophosphokinase, whose product MRLKNVDVGEGSLSPEQITEFIDQMQVYEGAMYEISTKLEILDSEFQVRFSHNPIHHMERRLKSLNSILGKLQRRNLPLTVDAIKDNLFDVAGVRVICNYRDDVYSVANYLSAQSDIQVLRVKDYIKNPKQNGYRSLHVIYAVPVFLSSGPHYTPVEVQLRTIAMDYWASLEHALRYKTDLPDAKLAEHSQTLLDCARSLQNIETQMQNIHRDINSAPRVGEAPQAD is encoded by the coding sequence ATGCGTCTGAAGAACGTCGACGTCGGCGAGGGATCCCTTTCCCCCGAACAGATCACCGAGTTCATCGACCAGATGCAGGTGTATGAGGGTGCGATGTACGAGATCAGCACCAAATTGGAAATTCTTGACTCGGAATTCCAGGTGCGCTTCTCCCATAATCCAATTCACCATATGGAACGCCGTCTCAAATCGCTTAACTCGATCCTCGGCAAGCTGCAGCGCCGCAACCTGCCGTTGACCGTCGACGCCATCAAGGACAACCTGTTCGACGTGGCGGGCGTACGCGTGATCTGCAACTACCGCGACGACGTGTATTCCGTGGCGAATTATCTGTCCGCGCAAAGCGACATCCAAGTGCTGCGTGTCAAGGATTACATCAAGAACCCGAAGCAGAACGGTTACCGTTCGCTGCATGTCATCTACGCGGTGCCGGTGTTCCTGTCATCCGGACCGCACTACACGCCGGTAGAGGTTCAGCTACGCACCATCGCCATGGATTATTGGGCGAGCCTGGAGCATGCGCTGCGGTATAAGACGGATCTGCCGGACGCGAAGCTTGCCGAGCATTCGCAGACGCTGTTGGATTGCGCGCGCAGCCTGCAGAACATCGAGACGCAGATGCAGAACATCCATCGCGACATCAACAGCGCCCCGCGTGTGGGTGAGGCGCCGCAGGCGGACTGA
- a CDS encoding DMT family transporter, whose translation MACLVLTAMIWGFAFVSQVQGMASMSPLFFGATRFTLGALSLIPLLWFRRRGIAEQERRRRESNECPTVTLGNGITVAMPKCLGNPVVISVICGIVLFTASTVQQYGILYSGSAGRSGFITALYIVMTPLLAFLILRRRVTMNVIVSVAIAVVGFYLLCITDGFGSITLADVVLLSTAVLFAGHILVIDTFGQKMDPILLSFGQISTTALLSWIGSLCEGSIDWAGAMQSWFPIVYAGIGSAGVAYTLQVVGQQLVPPSRAAVIMSLESFFSAVGGALLLGEVMTTRAYIGCALIFIGTVLAQVPVKIPRLLRKRE comes from the coding sequence ATGGCCTGCCTTGTTCTGACGGCCATGATCTGGGGCTTCGCATTCGTATCCCAAGTGCAGGGCATGGCCTCCATGAGCCCCCTGTTCTTCGGGGCCACACGATTCACATTGGGCGCGCTGTCATTAATACCGTTGCTGTGGTTCCGCCGTCGAGGCATCGCCGAACAGGAACGCCGACGCCGTGAATCGAATGAGTGTCCAACCGTCACGCTTGGCAACGGTATAACCGTGGCCATGCCGAAATGCCTGGGCAATCCCGTGGTCATCAGCGTCATCTGCGGCATCGTATTGTTCACCGCCAGCACCGTCCAACAATACGGCATCCTCTATTCCGGTTCCGCAGGCCGTTCCGGCTTCATCACGGCGCTCTACATCGTCATGACGCCGCTGCTCGCCTTCCTTATTCTGCGCCGCCGCGTGACCATGAACGTCATCGTCAGCGTTGCCATCGCCGTGGTCGGCTTCTATCTGCTGTGCATCACCGACGGATTCGGCTCGATCACCCTTGCCGACGTGGTGCTGTTGTCCACTGCGGTTCTATTCGCAGGCCATATTCTCGTCATCGACACGTTCGGACAGAAGATGGATCCGATTCTGCTGTCCTTCGGACAAATTTCCACCACCGCGCTGCTGAGCTGGATCGGCTCCCTATGCGAAGGCTCCATCGACTGGGCCGGCGCCATGCAAAGCTGGTTTCCCATCGTGTACGCCGGCATCGGCTCGGCCGGCGTGGCATACACGTTGCAGGTGGTCGGACAGCAGCTGGTGCCGCCGTCGCGCGCGGCCGTGATCATGTCGCTCGAATCGTTCTTCTCCGCGGTGGGCGGCGCGTTGCTGCTCGGCGAAGTCATGACCACACGAGCCTACATCGGCTGCGCGCTGATCTTCATCGGCACCGTGCTCGCACAGGTTCCGGTGAAAATACCACGATTGCTGCGTAAGCGCGAATAA
- a CDS encoding Bax inhibitor-1/YccA family protein: MTFGQQPQGNNANGFNGQPYGQNQYNPNQNSYGQYSQNPYGQNQYQYAPQNMYAQGAPAATIPAQATYSYERAEHASVTRAYGEMTIGLLVTAAVAILTQATGAYIALIQSLGVIGAWAPFVVEIVIAIYLGARIEKIKPSTARVMFYVYAAIMGFSLSTIFMAYDLGTIGISLALCAGFFFALTMLGMTTKVNMLKAGPILLVGLIVLIVAEVLLMIFAPGQTMLMVISAIGLVLFAGMTVYDAQATRALFAQYAGQGEDMVKKVSIICALNLYLDFINMFLYILQLFGDRD, from the coding sequence ATGACATTCGGTCAGCAGCCCCAAGGCAACAACGCTAATGGATTCAACGGCCAGCCGTATGGGCAGAACCAATACAATCCGAACCAGAATTCGTACGGGCAGTACAGCCAGAATCCGTACGGTCAGAACCAATACCAGTACGCGCCGCAGAACATGTATGCGCAGGGCGCTCCGGCGGCCACCATTCCGGCTCAGGCGACATACTCCTATGAGCGTGCCGAACATGCTTCCGTCACCCGTGCCTACGGTGAGATGACCATCGGCCTGCTCGTCACCGCGGCTGTGGCCATCCTCACCCAAGCCACCGGTGCCTACATCGCGCTCATCCAGTCGCTTGGCGTCATTGGCGCTTGGGCGCCGTTCGTCGTCGAAATCGTGATCGCCATCTATCTTGGCGCCCGCATTGAAAAGATCAAGCCGAGCACCGCACGCGTCATGTTCTACGTGTATGCCGCGATCATGGGCTTCTCGCTAAGTACCATTTTCATGGCGTATGATCTTGGCACCATCGGCATCTCCCTGGCGTTGTGCGCCGGCTTCTTCTTCGCGCTCACCATGCTGGGCATGACCACCAAGGTCAACATGCTCAAAGCCGGTCCGATTCTGCTGGTCGGCCTCATCGTGCTGATCGTCGCCGAAGTGCTGCTTATGATCTTCGCTCCCGGACAGACCATGCTGATGGTTATCTCCGCCATCGGCCTCGTGCTGTTCGCCGGCATGACCGTCTACGACGCCCAAGCTACTCGCGCGCTGTTCGCCCAGTACGCAGGCCAGGGTGAGGACATGGTCAAGAAGGTCTCCATCATCTGCGCGCTGAACCTGTATCTGGACTTCATCAACATGTTCCTGTATATTCTCCAGCTCTTCGGCGATCGCGACTGA
- a CDS encoding DUF5067 domain-containing protein, giving the protein MSGYIAPQQPIQPQPPLQPVYQEEKGLTVCGIVGVVFGALGFVLSFIPIINNIAAIFGFIGVILAIVALVGTFRGKKRGKALAIVAAVLSVLAIVITLAMQSAASKAIDEATGVSSSQSSAKDSAKNQPKGDQDMEGDLKTMHVKIVSAVRSNNDYNNQPTVLVTFEWTNNTDKNSSFAVLASPQVFQNGQALDTAIYSENPAGYDSNSDFAEVQPGATGTVTIGYTLKDDSEVTVDVTDLFDLNDSAKVVHKFTV; this is encoded by the coding sequence ATGAGTGGTTACATCGCCCCGCAGCAGCCCATCCAACCCCAACCCCCGCTGCAGCCGGTCTATCAGGAAGAGAAGGGACTGACTGTGTGCGGCATTGTCGGCGTGGTGTTCGGCGCGCTTGGCTTCGTGCTGAGCTTCATTCCGATTATCAACAACATTGCTGCGATTTTCGGTTTCATTGGCGTGATTCTTGCGATTGTGGCATTGGTCGGCACGTTCCGCGGTAAAAAGCGCGGCAAGGCATTGGCGATTGTCGCTGCGGTGCTGTCGGTGTTGGCCATCGTCATTACTCTGGCCATGCAGTCCGCAGCAAGCAAGGCCATAGACGAGGCCACCGGCGTGTCAAGCTCACAATCATCCGCAAAAGACTCCGCAAAAAATCAGCCGAAGGGCGATCAGGATATGGAAGGCGATTTGAAGACCATGCATGTGAAAATCGTCTCCGCGGTACGTAGCAACAACGACTATAACAATCAGCCCACGGTGTTGGTCACATTCGAATGGACCAACAACACGGATAAAAACAGTTCGTTTGCAGTCCTCGCCAGCCCGCAAGTGTTCCAAAATGGGCAAGCTCTCGACACCGCCATTTACAGCGAGAACCCTGCCGGATACGATTCCAATTCTGATTTCGCCGAAGTCCAGCCCGGAGCCACCGGAACCGTGACGATTGGATATACCTTGAAAGACGATTCCGAAGTGACGGTCGACGTCACTGATTTGTTCGACCTGAACGATAGCGCGAAAGTGGTGCACAAGTTCACGGTCTGA
- a CDS encoding sensor histidine kinase, producing the protein MVVCAGFMCLAQTAFAAQRFGQDSAVYVWMVFCMLVAFAIGFLLLARSRYPRATFVAACVVVLVFPYDPILALMALTALLARRNDMKTTVRAIVAGGFVTLAAQVRDALRPPEASIWHMVFAKPDTGSQYGTDLIMLADDRTIVITAIVAALLELAIATLAGLHIRSRALASLATAKADAADAQVAQLKTTIDSQQLADAIAAEAHDTLAHSLSLLALNASALQAESKKLAVEAGSLDAGQLAGQASRIADKTEEIRKQAAGALDEAHSVIDMLRHPEQAKAQLAPSDETSLTRESLDALLGDARAAGMRLNTWIDIQQLGQLNRETGKIAYRVLQEGLTNASRHAPGAPVSVELTVNPTVGVHAHVSNPTNPSVPAASADATRPAMDSKNAFRTGAGLPGLAERVRQAGGTCRFGFDARHAFHVDVQLPWVE; encoded by the coding sequence ATGGTGGTCTGCGCGGGCTTCATGTGCTTGGCGCAGACCGCGTTCGCCGCGCAACGGTTCGGCCAGGATTCCGCCGTATACGTATGGATGGTGTTCTGCATGCTGGTGGCGTTCGCCATCGGGTTTCTGCTGCTCGCCCGTTCCCGTTATCCGCGTGCCACATTCGTCGCCGCGTGTGTGGTCGTGCTGGTTTTCCCATACGATCCCATTCTCGCTTTGATGGCGTTGACCGCGCTATTGGCCCGCCGTAATGACATGAAGACCACGGTTCGCGCGATCGTGGCGGGCGGTTTCGTCACGCTTGCCGCGCAGGTACGCGACGCGTTGCGGCCGCCGGAGGCATCCATCTGGCATATGGTGTTCGCCAAACCGGATACCGGCAGCCAATATGGCACCGACCTAATCATGCTTGCCGATGACCGCACCATCGTCATCACCGCGATAGTTGCGGCATTGTTGGAGCTGGCCATCGCGACTTTGGCGGGGTTGCATATCCGTTCTCGCGCCTTGGCATCGCTGGCCACGGCCAAGGCGGACGCGGCGGACGCGCAGGTGGCGCAGCTCAAGACCACGATCGACAGTCAGCAGCTGGCCGACGCGATCGCTGCCGAAGCGCATGACACGCTTGCCCATTCGCTTTCCCTGCTGGCGTTGAATGCGAGCGCGCTGCAAGCCGAGTCGAAGAAGCTCGCGGTCGAAGCGGGAAGTCTGGACGCCGGCCAACTGGCCGGGCAGGCCAGCCGAATCGCGGACAAAACCGAGGAGATTCGCAAACAGGCGGCAGGAGCGTTGGACGAGGCGCACAGTGTCATCGACATGCTGCGTCATCCGGAGCAGGCGAAGGCGCAACTGGCGCCGTCCGATGAGACGTCGTTGACCCGTGAATCGTTGGATGCGCTTCTCGGAGACGCACGTGCCGCCGGCATGCGGCTCAACACATGGATTGACATCCAACAATTGGGCCAACTCAACAGGGAAACCGGCAAAATCGCCTATCGAGTCCTTCAGGAGGGGCTGACCAATGCGAGCCGTCACGCGCCGGGAGCCCCGGTATCGGTGGAACTCACCGTGAACCCCACCGTAGGCGTGCACGCGCATGTGTCCAATCCAACTAATCCGTCCGTTCCGGCAGCATCGGCGGATGCCACGCGTCCCGCCATGGATTCCAAAAACGCTTTCCGTACCGGTGCCGGATTGCCGGGATTGGCCGAGCGCGTCCGGCAGGCCGGAGGAACATGTCGATTCGGTTTTGACGCACGACACGCGTTCCATGTTGATGTGCAGCTACCATGGGTTGAGTGA
- a CDS encoding response regulator transcription factor: MICQTMRLILEDYSTGRLNVVFTCTDGGQAVDEADRHHPDVVLMDIAMPGMDGIEATRRLRALPQPPHVLILTSLSPSGTVERAVEAGAEGFVSKTDAPEDIIRRITDVCDGLPQFNPSSQRQLINDLNMQQPQSRRDEARAMLDALPEREREAVVLAADGYTNAEIAERMFISERTVKAHISSAGDRLCMGRVQMARLVERADLPDQL, translated from the coding sequence ATGATTTGCCAGACCATGCGGCTGATTCTCGAAGATTATTCCACCGGCAGGCTCAATGTCGTTTTCACCTGCACCGATGGCGGTCAAGCGGTCGACGAGGCCGACAGGCATCATCCGGATGTGGTGTTGATGGATATAGCCATGCCCGGCATGGACGGCATCGAGGCGACACGAAGACTGCGCGCACTTCCGCAGCCGCCGCATGTGCTGATACTGACGTCCTTGAGTCCGAGCGGGACCGTGGAGCGGGCCGTCGAGGCAGGCGCCGAGGGTTTTGTCTCCAAAACCGATGCACCGGAGGACATCATCCGCCGCATCACCGATGTGTGCGACGGTCTGCCGCAATTCAATCCATCCAGCCAACGGCAGCTCATCAACGATCTGAACATGCAGCAACCGCAATCGCGCCGGGACGAGGCTCGCGCCATGCTCGACGCTCTGCCTGAGCGGGAACGCGAGGCGGTGGTTCTTGCAGCCGACGGGTACACCAATGCCGAAATCGCGGAACGAATGTTCATTTCGGAACGTACCGTCAAGGCGCACATCTCATCCGCGGGAGACAGATTATGCATGGGCCGGGTACAGATGGCGCGTTTGGTTGAACGTGCGGATCTGCCGGACCAATTATGA